One Halanaerobium hydrogeniformans genomic window, CAATCTGCAGATTATAGCCCCCGGTCATTGCTGCAACATCCATGATCTCTCCAGCAAAATATAAATTTTCTATTACTTTAGATTCTAATGTATTTGGATCAATTTGATCTGTATCAACTCCACCCCTAGTTACAATCGCCCTTTTAAAACCCTTTTTGGCTGTTATTGTCAGACTAAGTTCTTTAAATAATTTTAACAGTTCCTGCCTTTCCTCTGCAGTAATCTGATTTACTGTTTTATCATAATCGATGGAAGAAAGTTTAATAAAGACCGATCTTAGTTTTATAGGAAGCAGATCATCTAAGCTATTAGCAAAATACTTATTATTATATTTGGCAAAGTCTCTTAAAATACGCTGATCAAGAGTTTCATAATCAAGAGCAGGTTTTAAATCAAGCTTCAGCTGATAAGAACTTTCTTTTTTAAAATCAAGCATCATACTGGCAGAGATAATCATCGGACCATCTAAATATCCATCTCTAATTTCCAATTCTCCAAAATCCGAATATATTTTTTGCCCCTTATTGTTATAGACTTCAAGCCCGGTATTCCTTAATTTTAGCCCCTGAGCTTCATAAATCCATTTTTCTTCACAAATTAATGCTGTTAAACCTGGAGAGGGTTCAACGATATTGTGGCCGCATTTTTCGGCTAATTTAAAGCCACTGCCATCTGAACCTGTTTCCGGATAAGAACAACCTCCAGTAGCTAAAATAATCCTATCTCCCTTTAAGATATCACCATATTTTAGCTTTACTCCTACAGCCTTCTCATCTTCAATAATTACTTCCTGTACAAAATCTTGAATTATTTTAACATCTTTGTTTAGTAATTCTTTTTTTAAAACCCTTAAAACATCTGAAGCACGCTTGGACCTGGGAAAGATTCTATTACCACGCTGTATTTCAAGCTCCAATCCCAGTTGAGAAAAATATGAAAAAAGTCGATATGCATCAAATTCAGCCAGCAAGCTGTATAGAAATTTAGGGTTATCGACAATATTATCAATATGTTCATTAATTGCTGAGTAATTGCTTATATTACAACGACCTTTACCAGTTATTAATAATTTTTTACCAAGTCTTTTATTCCTTTCAATTATATAAACATCATTATCATTAGCAGCAGCCTCAATAGCAGCTATCATTCCAGCTGGACCACCACCAATAATTAATACTTTCTGCAAAATATTCCTCCATTCAAATAAAATTATGCCATTTTTTCAACCGCATTTTTTATTCTAATTAAAGCAGTTTTTAGCCTTTTTTTAGGGCAGGCGATATTTAATCTCATAAAGCCACTTCCAGCTTTACCAAACC contains:
- a CDS encoding NAD(P)/FAD-dependent oxidoreductase; the encoded protein is MQKVLIIGGGPAGMIAAIEAAANDNDVYIIERNKRLGKKLLITGKGRCNISNYSAINEHIDNIVDNPKFLYSLLAEFDAYRLFSYFSQLGLELEIQRGNRIFPRSKRASDVLRVLKKELLNKDVKIIQDFVQEVIIEDEKAVGVKLKYGDILKGDRIILATGGCSYPETGSDGSGFKLAEKCGHNIVEPSPGLTALICEEKWIYEAQGLKLRNTGLEVYNNKGQKIYSDFGELEIRDGYLDGPMIISASMMLDFKKESSYQLKLDLKPALDYETLDQRILRDFAKYNNKYFANSLDDLLPIKLRSVFIKLSSIDYDKTVNQITAEERQELLKLFKELSLTITAKKGFKRAIVTRGGVDTDQIDPNTLESKVIENLYFAGEIMDVAAMTGGYNLQIAFSSGYKAGNSV